One genomic window of Actinoplanes lobatus includes the following:
- a CDS encoding TetR/AcrR family transcriptional regulator: MSPASERRERERAHRHQMIIRSARELAEAEGWEAVTTRRLAERVEYSQPVLYSHFNGKDAIVAAVALDGFAELAAELRGARQATPEAGRALRAVCDAYLRFATERPALYQAMFVLPTNLKFASAETPASLRACFDEFVACFDPGNKRRELVAEVVWSALHGITVLSGSGRIPAAWQEERLDFLVTQLARTP; encoded by the coding sequence ATGTCTCCCGCCAGCGAGCGCCGTGAACGCGAACGCGCCCATCGCCATCAGATGATCATCAGATCCGCACGTGAACTGGCCGAGGCCGAAGGCTGGGAGGCCGTGACGACACGACGGCTGGCGGAGCGGGTGGAGTACAGCCAGCCGGTGCTCTACAGCCACTTCAACGGCAAGGACGCCATCGTGGCGGCCGTCGCCCTGGACGGCTTCGCCGAACTCGCCGCCGAGCTGCGCGGCGCACGGCAGGCCACCCCGGAAGCCGGGCGGGCGCTGCGGGCCGTCTGCGACGCCTACCTGCGGTTCGCGACCGAGCGGCCCGCCCTCTACCAGGCCATGTTCGTCCTGCCCACGAACCTGAAATTCGCGAGCGCCGAGACCCCGGCATCGCTACGGGCGTGCTTCGACGAGTTCGTCGCCTGCTTCGACCCGGGCAACAAGCGACGCGAACTGGTCGCCGAGGTCGTCTGGAGCGCGCTGCACGGCATCACGGTCCTCTCCGGCTCAGGCCGCATCCCCGCGGCCTGGCAGGAGGAACGCCTCGACTTCCTGGTCACTCAGCTCGCGCGGACACCATAG
- a CDS encoding EamA family transporter — protein MKLPSQTIGLAAAVTSAATFGTSGAFIKPLLEAGWSPAAAVTARALTASLLLLPFVLFALRGRWDALWRGRRRVLGMGVIAVAFTQLTYFAAIRRIPVSAALLIEYLAPLLLVIWVALTTRRLPRPAVLLGSVLAIGGLVLVIGPGALEAVDPLGVALAFAAAVGCAVYFVVAARPADGLPPVALAGTGLLLGGLTLALAGLAGLVPMAATTGDVPLLGSPVPWWVPLTVVAVFGTAIAYASGIFGSSRLGSRLASFVGLLEVVFASILAWIVVGEQLTTLQMAGGVLILAGIAAIPAEPPAPAAEPAPMVSARAE, from the coding sequence GTGAAGCTGCCGTCGCAGACCATCGGGCTGGCCGCCGCGGTCACCTCGGCCGCCACCTTCGGCACCTCCGGCGCGTTCATCAAACCGCTGCTGGAGGCCGGGTGGTCACCGGCCGCCGCGGTCACCGCCCGGGCGCTCACCGCGAGTCTCCTGCTGCTGCCGTTCGTGCTGTTCGCGCTGCGCGGGCGCTGGGACGCGCTGTGGCGGGGCCGCCGGCGGGTGCTCGGCATGGGCGTCATCGCCGTCGCGTTCACCCAGCTCACCTACTTCGCGGCGATCCGCCGCATCCCGGTCTCCGCGGCACTGCTCATCGAATACCTGGCGCCGCTGCTGCTGGTCATCTGGGTCGCGCTGACCACCCGCCGCCTGCCCCGCCCGGCCGTGCTGCTCGGCTCGGTGCTCGCGATCGGCGGCCTCGTCCTGGTCATCGGCCCCGGCGCGCTCGAAGCCGTCGACCCGCTCGGCGTCGCGCTGGCGTTCGCGGCCGCCGTCGGATGCGCGGTCTACTTCGTGGTCGCCGCCCGGCCCGCCGACGGCCTCCCACCGGTCGCGCTCGCCGGCACCGGGCTCCTGCTGGGCGGTCTCACCCTGGCCCTGGCCGGTCTCGCCGGACTCGTCCCGATGGCGGCCACCACCGGCGACGTGCCGCTGCTCGGGTCGCCGGTCCCGTGGTGGGTGCCGCTCACGGTGGTCGCCGTCTTCGGCACGGCCATCGCGTACGCTTCGGGGATCTTCGGCTCCAGCCGGCTCGGCTCCCGCCTGGCCTCGTTCGTCGGCCTCCTCGAGGTGGTCTTCGCCTCGATCCTCGCCTGGATCGTCGTCGGCGAACAGCTCACCACGCTCCAGATGGCCGGCGGTGTCCTCATCCTGGCCGGCATCGCCGCCATCCCGGCCGAGCCCCCGGCCCCCGCCGCCGAACCCGCTCCTATGGTGTCCGCGCGAGCTGAGTGA
- a CDS encoding MarR family winged helix-turn-helix transcriptional regulator produces MTAMAPTRTESDLSFLLDHTSHVLRTRMAAGLGEIGLTARMHCVLVHALEQERTQIQLAELGDMDKTTMVATVDALEKAGYAERRPSSTDRRARIIAVTAAGAEIAERSQRIVDGVHRDALGSLPDDERAVLVRALNRLATEHLAAPAEGAQSARRPRERAN; encoded by the coding sequence ATGACCGCGATGGCGCCCACCCGCACCGAGTCCGACCTGTCCTTCCTGCTCGACCACACCAGCCACGTGCTGCGTACCCGGATGGCGGCGGGGCTCGGCGAGATCGGTCTGACCGCGCGGATGCATTGTGTGCTGGTCCACGCGCTGGAGCAGGAGCGCACCCAGATCCAGTTGGCCGAGCTGGGTGACATGGACAAGACCACGATGGTGGCCACGGTCGACGCGCTGGAGAAGGCGGGGTACGCGGAACGGCGCCCGTCCAGCACCGACCGCCGGGCCCGGATCATCGCGGTCACCGCCGCCGGCGCGGAGATCGCCGAGCGCAGCCAGAGGATCGTCGACGGCGTGCACCGCGACGCGCTGGGTTCGCTGCCCGACGACGAGCGCGCGGTGCTGGTCCGCGCCCTGAACCGGCTGGCCACCGAGCATCTGGCCGCCCCCGCCGAGGGCGCCCAGTCGGCCCGCCGCCCGCGGGAGCGCGCAAATTAG
- a CDS encoding DUF4267 domain-containing protein: MLITVAETLTAIIGVLVVLMGVNGLLRPQAASGFGIPGTPTDDRTFQAWLAVKAARDIGLGLIILILVAGAAPHLLGWSLLAAAGIPVGDTLIVLRSGGPKATAYGVHAATAAVMAAISLLLLLG, from the coding sequence ATGCTCATCACCGTCGCCGAGACGCTCACCGCCATCATCGGAGTCCTGGTCGTCCTCATGGGGGTGAACGGGCTTCTCAGGCCACAGGCCGCTTCCGGGTTCGGCATCCCCGGCACGCCGACCGACGACCGAACCTTTCAGGCGTGGCTGGCCGTCAAGGCCGCCCGCGACATCGGCCTGGGGCTCATCATCCTCATCCTGGTGGCCGGGGCGGCGCCCCACCTGCTCGGCTGGTCCCTGCTGGCCGCCGCCGGCATACCCGTCGGCGACACCCTGATCGTGCTGCGCAGCGGCGGGCCCAAGGCGACCGCCTACGGCGTCCACGCCGCCACCGCCGCGGTGATGGCGGCGATCAGCTTGCTGCTCCTCCTGGGGTGA
- a CDS encoding GDSL-type esterase/lipase family protein — translation MADRRGFIRAGGLFATGVAVAGVAAEPVLASTPDPGLPLLGWHAALANRHYEPAVVAVIGSSSSEGVGSSRYGRGYVPMLADNLRTRFPVTGAAGGDVYTAAWGRPSGQWPVALSGGASTSTTGWGLKSAGLKAAGQTVTYPFTGTSVRVWHSVFPGGGTFTVAIDGVTLATVGAHGPATDRDATWSSPRLEPGRHTIVVTCVTPDVYVHGFAVFHGDEDRGVHVYNGGHGGLTSGDFAESAAGWAPRLRTIRPHLVILQLGVNDWRTRVPAATIGRHLKAIIATVRSHTDTSPSFVVYGSPRVSAGRSVQDFARVSRAWQDVAADDDGGPGGGSAVAYFDLAARQPAPSADNGLGLYCEDLVHMTDKGAAFTADALASFLSP, via the coding sequence ATGGCGGATCGTCGTGGGTTCATCCGGGCCGGTGGGCTCTTCGCCACCGGTGTCGCGGTCGCGGGCGTCGCGGCCGAACCGGTGCTGGCCTCCACACCCGATCCGGGTCTTCCGCTGCTCGGCTGGCATGCCGCCCTGGCGAACCGGCACTACGAACCCGCGGTGGTCGCGGTGATCGGATCGTCCAGCTCGGAGGGCGTCGGTTCATCGAGGTACGGGCGGGGCTACGTGCCGATGCTCGCCGACAATCTGCGTACCCGGTTCCCGGTCACCGGCGCGGCCGGTGGGGACGTCTACACGGCCGCGTGGGGCCGGCCGTCCGGGCAGTGGCCGGTGGCCCTTTCCGGTGGCGCCAGCACGTCGACCACCGGCTGGGGACTCAAGTCCGCCGGCCTGAAAGCCGCGGGGCAGACCGTGACGTACCCGTTCACCGGAACGAGTGTCCGGGTGTGGCACTCCGTTTTCCCCGGTGGCGGCACGTTCACCGTGGCGATCGACGGTGTCACCCTGGCGACGGTCGGCGCCCACGGCCCGGCGACGGACCGCGACGCCACCTGGAGCTCACCCCGCCTCGAACCCGGCCGGCACACGATCGTGGTGACGTGCGTCACGCCGGACGTGTACGTGCACGGCTTCGCCGTCTTCCACGGCGACGAGGACCGGGGCGTCCACGTCTACAACGGCGGCCACGGTGGGCTGACCAGCGGCGACTTCGCCGAGAGTGCCGCCGGGTGGGCGCCGCGGCTGCGAACCATCCGGCCGCACCTGGTGATCCTCCAGTTGGGGGTCAACGACTGGCGGACCCGGGTGCCGGCCGCCACCATCGGACGGCATCTGAAGGCGATCATCGCGACGGTCCGGTCGCACACCGACACCTCTCCGTCGTTCGTGGTCTACGGCTCGCCGCGGGTCTCCGCCGGCCGGTCCGTGCAGGACTTCGCCAGGGTGAGCCGGGCCTGGCAGGACGTCGCGGCCGACGACGACGGCGGGCCGGGCGGGGGCAGCGCGGTCGCCTACTTCGACCTGGCGGCCCGGCAGCCGGCGCCGTCGGCCGACAACGGCCTCGGCCTCTACTGCGAGGATCTGGTGCACATGACCGACAAGGGCGCCGCCTTCACCGCCGACGCGCTCGCCTCCTTCCTGAGCCCCTAG
- a CDS encoding GNAT family N-acetyltransferase, whose translation MDAYLDTERLTLRRFTTDDAELLIELDSDPAVMRYLTGGEPTAPEHYRERGLRNILAGYERWDGNFGLFAAYDKDRGAFVGWFLLCPEEEGPLDEVELGYRLRQAEWGKGYATEGSRALLAKGFTELGVHLVWAATMSLNDGSRKVMEKVGMTMTGTLDTPPDMQMVEGAEYGGVRYEITKKQWEQR comes from the coding sequence ATGGATGCCTACCTGGACACCGAGCGCCTGACCTTGCGCCGCTTCACCACTGACGACGCGGAGCTGTTGATCGAACTGGACAGCGACCCGGCGGTCATGCGCTATCTGACCGGCGGCGAGCCGACCGCACCGGAGCACTACCGCGAGCGCGGTCTGCGGAACATTCTCGCCGGCTACGAGAGGTGGGACGGCAACTTCGGGCTGTTCGCGGCGTACGACAAGGACCGCGGTGCCTTCGTCGGGTGGTTCCTTCTGTGTCCCGAGGAAGAAGGCCCGCTGGATGAGGTCGAACTCGGCTACCGGCTGCGCCAGGCGGAGTGGGGCAAGGGGTACGCCACCGAGGGCTCAAGGGCATTGCTGGCCAAGGGGTTCACGGAGCTTGGCGTGCACCTGGTCTGGGCCGCGACGATGTCCCTGAACGATGGTTCCCGCAAGGTGATGGAGAAGGTCGGGATGACGATGACGGGCACCCTCGACACTCCTCCCGATATGCAGATGGTCGAGGGTGCCGAGTACGGGGGTGTGCGGTACGAGATCACCAAAAAGCAGTGGGAACAGCGCTGA
- a CDS encoding lysophospholipid acyltransferase family protein: protein MLSVYELLTKIVRLRVEGAEHVPPSGPLLLASNHLSVTDSTFLPMALARKVIFMAKAEYFSGQGPGGRLVSWFMSRDGQVAVDRDDTRAAVRSLDACLGVLLRGEAFGIYPEGTRSPDGRLYRGRTGVAWLALKSGAPVVPVAMSGTDRVLPPGRVVPRPARVSVVFGKPVQLSAIASDPESAQERRAATDMVMAAIAELSGQDYVPRYAR, encoded by the coding sequence GTGCTGTCCGTGTACGAGCTGCTCACGAAGATCGTCCGTCTGCGTGTGGAGGGCGCCGAGCACGTGCCGCCGAGCGGTCCGCTGCTGCTGGCGTCGAATCACCTGTCGGTCACCGACTCGACGTTCCTGCCGATGGCGCTGGCCCGCAAGGTGATCTTCATGGCGAAGGCGGAGTACTTCAGCGGGCAGGGGCCGGGCGGGCGGCTGGTCTCCTGGTTCATGTCCCGGGACGGGCAGGTCGCGGTGGACCGCGACGACACCCGGGCGGCGGTACGGTCGCTCGACGCGTGCCTCGGCGTGCTGCTGCGCGGTGAGGCGTTCGGGATCTACCCGGAGGGGACGCGTTCGCCGGACGGGCGGCTCTACCGCGGCCGTACCGGGGTGGCGTGGCTGGCACTCAAGTCGGGTGCGCCGGTGGTGCCGGTGGCGATGTCCGGCACCGACCGGGTGCTGCCGCCGGGCCGGGTCGTCCCGCGGCCGGCCCGGGTGTCGGTGGTCTTCGGCAAACCGGTCCAGTTGTCCGCGATCGCCTCCGACCCGGAGAGCGCCCAGGAGCGGCGGGCCGCCACCGACATGGTCATGGCGGCGATCGCGGAACTGTCCGGTCAGGACTACGTGCCCCGCTACGCCCGCTAG
- a CDS encoding MFS transporter gives MSYPKRWTALAVLSATGLMTVLDGSIVTVAMPAIQADVGFTAAGLSWMVNAYLIPFGGLLLLAGRLGDLLGRRRMFLAGNAVFTGASLLAGLATGPGLLIAARFLQGVGSALASAVVLGILVTLFTDPAERGKAIAVFSFTGAAGASIGQVLGGVLTDALSWPWIFFINVPIGVAAIALALVALPADRGTGWSPNTDVLGAVLVTSGLMLGIYTIVTTGPYAWLTGTVAVALLAGFVGRQVTAREPLMPLRIFRSRDVTGANLAQMLSLSAMFAFQVLVALHMQKVLGYGALETGLAMLPAAVGIGVVSLFVSAPLSARFGARTVLRAGLLLLIAAMALLTRIPVQASYVTDLLPVMLLISGGGLVLPALATLGMSGAEDGDAGLASGLFNTTQQVGMALGVAVLSTLAATRTDRLLTAGADQAAALTGGYRLAFATSAGLLITAFLVALLVLRRPAGTPAPDRVPAA, from the coding sequence ATGTCGTACCCGAAACGCTGGACCGCGCTCGCCGTTCTCTCCGCCACCGGCCTGATGACCGTCCTCGACGGCAGCATCGTCACCGTGGCGATGCCCGCGATCCAGGCGGACGTCGGCTTCACCGCCGCCGGGCTCAGCTGGATGGTCAACGCCTACCTGATCCCGTTCGGCGGGCTGCTGCTGCTCGCCGGCCGGCTCGGCGACCTGCTCGGCCGCCGCCGGATGTTCCTCGCCGGGAACGCCGTCTTCACCGGAGCGTCCCTCCTCGCCGGCCTCGCCACCGGGCCCGGCCTGCTGATCGCCGCCCGGTTCCTGCAGGGCGTCGGCAGCGCGCTGGCCTCGGCGGTGGTGCTCGGCATCCTGGTCACGCTCTTCACCGACCCGGCCGAACGCGGGAAGGCGATCGCGGTCTTCAGCTTCACCGGGGCGGCCGGCGCGTCCATCGGGCAGGTGCTCGGCGGGGTGCTCACCGACGCGCTGAGCTGGCCGTGGATCTTCTTCATCAACGTGCCGATCGGGGTCGCCGCCATCGCGCTGGCGCTGGTCGCCCTACCCGCCGACCGGGGTACGGGATGGTCGCCGAACACCGACGTCCTCGGCGCAGTGCTGGTCACCTCCGGGCTGATGCTGGGCATCTACACGATCGTCACGACCGGCCCGTACGCCTGGCTCACCGGAACCGTCGCGGTCGCCCTGCTCGCCGGGTTCGTCGGGCGGCAGGTCACCGCCCGCGAGCCGCTCATGCCACTGCGGATCTTCCGGTCCCGCGACGTCACCGGCGCCAACCTGGCCCAGATGCTGTCGCTGTCCGCGATGTTCGCCTTCCAGGTGCTGGTCGCGCTCCACATGCAGAAGGTGCTCGGGTACGGCGCCCTGGAAACCGGCCTCGCCATGCTCCCCGCCGCCGTCGGCATCGGGGTGGTCTCGCTGTTCGTCTCCGCCCCGCTCAGTGCCCGGTTCGGCGCCCGCACCGTGCTGCGCGCCGGGCTCCTGCTGCTGATCGCGGCCATGGCGCTGCTCACCCGCATCCCGGTCCAGGCGTCGTACGTCACCGACCTGCTGCCGGTGATGCTCCTGATCTCCGGTGGCGGCCTGGTCCTGCCGGCGCTGGCCACCCTGGGCATGTCCGGCGCCGAGGACGGCGACGCGGGCCTCGCCTCCGGCCTGTTCAACACCACCCAGCAGGTCGGCATGGCCCTCGGCGTGGCGGTGCTCTCCACACTGGCCGCCACCCGCACCGACCGCCTGCTGACCGCCGGCGCCGACCAGGCGGCCGCACTGACCGGCGGCTACCGGCTCGCCTTCGCCACCTCGGCGGGCCTACTGATCACGGCCTTCCTGGTTGCCCTGCTCGTCCTGCGCCGTCCCGCCGGCACCCCCGCACCCGACCGGGTGCCCGCCGCCTGA
- a CDS encoding CGNR zinc finger domain-containing protein, which translates to MLFAPDTEEALEFVVALVNTAPGASRTGEDELATVDQLREMLRHYVYSGRIDHDQAELEAVRAAREALRSVWTLDRDAAVEAVNRMLREARALPYLTRHDGSDWHIHATEPDAPLAERIRVEAALALIDVIRMNETGRLRVCEAPDCTGLFLDLSRNGSKRFCSVRCGNRVNMIAFRARKAGNG; encoded by the coding sequence TTGCTTTTCGCCCCTGACACCGAGGAGGCGCTGGAGTTCGTGGTGGCGCTCGTCAACACCGCGCCCGGCGCCTCCCGCACCGGCGAGGACGAGCTCGCCACCGTCGACCAGCTGCGCGAGATGCTCCGGCACTACGTCTACTCCGGGCGCATCGACCACGATCAGGCCGAGCTGGAGGCGGTCCGGGCCGCGCGGGAGGCGCTGCGTTCGGTGTGGACGCTGGACCGGGACGCCGCGGTCGAGGCGGTGAACCGGATGCTCCGCGAGGCCCGGGCGCTGCCGTACCTGACCCGGCACGACGGCTCGGACTGGCACATCCACGCCACCGAGCCGGACGCCCCGCTGGCCGAGCGGATCCGGGTCGAGGCGGCCCTCGCCCTGATCGACGTGATCCGGATGAACGAGACCGGCCGCCTACGGGTCTGCGAGGCCCCCGACTGCACCGGCCTGTTCCTCGACCTGTCCCGCAACGGCTCCAAGCGGTTCTGCTCGGTGCGCTGCGGCAACCGGGTCAACATGATCGCCTTCCGGGCCCGCAAGGCCGGGAACGGCTAG
- a CDS encoding recombinase family protein: MVYVRQSTPQQVIDHGESTRLQYGLTARAVELGWTPSRVLVIDEDLGHSASGLDARPGFARLVSEVGLDHVGLVLGVEMSRLARSGREWHQLLELCALSSTLLADPQGVYDPTDHNDRLLLGLKGTISEAELWLIKQRMWSGRIAKAQRGELAVPLPVGYVRRPGGEVVFDPDEQVRAVVRLVFDLFDRMGTVNGVLRYLADNGIQIGVRLREGPDRGELSWRRPSPVCVQNMLRNPAYAGVYVYGRSRFDPRRRQPGRPHTGRVRQGRADWQVWLPDRLPAYVSLDRYEQNLQRMENNRARAESMGAVRDGPAMLAGLVFCGRCHARMTVRYQRGPGGRLHPGYVCSRDKTDYGGAACQQLAGGCVDVHVRDLLLAALAPAALEVSLAAAEQITACRAEVERIWIQRLERADYTADRARRQYQLAEPENRLVVRQLERDWEQAMAERQRLGEEHDRFLATRPRLLTDAERAHIRAVAADIPGLWHADSTTDIDRKQLVRCLIERVELTVQGDSERVHARVTWSGGHRSDTELIRPVARLTQLSYYRRLTDRIRQLAAAGNSPAQIAEQLNTEGLRPPKRRDRFGPQGVRDLMHDLGIATPGPSRPRPAIQPDLPPNQWWRADLARHLGMPDITLYNWITRGWVTAHQHPDPPHRWIVHADPAEIDRLRALRHRPRRTGPTQRPPVQEGRNDNAQPQV, encoded by the coding sequence GTGGTGTATGTGCGCCAGTCCACGCCGCAGCAGGTGATCGATCATGGCGAGTCGACGCGGTTGCAATACGGGTTGACTGCGCGGGCGGTGGAGCTGGGGTGGACGCCGTCGCGGGTGCTGGTCATCGACGAGGATCTGGGGCATTCGGCGTCTGGGTTGGACGCGCGGCCGGGGTTCGCCCGGCTGGTCTCCGAGGTCGGGCTGGACCATGTGGGCTTGGTCCTCGGGGTCGAGATGTCCCGGCTGGCGCGCAGCGGCCGGGAGTGGCATCAGCTGCTGGAGCTGTGTGCTTTGTCTTCGACGTTGCTGGCTGATCCACAGGGGGTTTACGACCCGACGGACCACAACGACCGGCTGCTGCTGGGGTTGAAAGGCACGATCAGCGAAGCCGAGTTGTGGCTGATCAAGCAGCGGATGTGGTCTGGGCGGATCGCCAAGGCGCAGCGCGGTGAGCTGGCGGTTCCGCTGCCAGTTGGCTATGTGCGCCGTCCGGGCGGTGAGGTGGTGTTCGACCCCGATGAGCAGGTCCGAGCCGTGGTGCGACTGGTGTTCGACCTGTTCGACCGCATGGGCACGGTCAACGGTGTGCTGCGATATCTGGCGGACAACGGCATCCAGATCGGCGTGCGGCTCCGAGAGGGACCTGACCGCGGTGAGCTGTCGTGGCGGCGACCCAGCCCTGTGTGCGTGCAGAACATGCTGCGGAATCCGGCCTACGCTGGGGTCTACGTCTACGGCCGCAGCCGGTTCGACCCCCGCCGTCGCCAGCCCGGCCGGCCACACACCGGGCGGGTTCGGCAGGGCCGCGCCGACTGGCAGGTCTGGCTCCCGGACCGGCTACCGGCCTATGTGAGCTTGGATCGCTACGAACAGAACCTGCAGCGTATGGAGAACAACCGGGCACGAGCCGAGAGCATGGGCGCCGTTCGTGACGGGCCGGCGATGCTGGCCGGCCTGGTCTTCTGCGGACGCTGCCACGCCCGGATGACGGTGCGCTACCAGCGCGGCCCCGGTGGCCGGCTGCACCCGGGCTACGTCTGTTCCCGGGACAAGACCGACTACGGCGGTGCTGCATGTCAGCAACTGGCCGGTGGGTGCGTCGATGTCCACGTGCGGGATCTTCTGCTGGCCGCGCTCGCTCCGGCTGCGCTGGAGGTGTCCCTGGCCGCGGCCGAACAGATCACCGCTTGTCGTGCCGAGGTTGAGCGCATCTGGATTCAACGCCTGGAACGTGCCGACTACACGGCCGACCGGGCCCGGCGCCAGTATCAGCTGGCCGAGCCGGAGAACCGTCTGGTCGTGCGCCAACTGGAACGCGACTGGGAACAGGCCATGGCCGAACGGCAACGCCTCGGCGAGGAACACGACCGGTTCCTCGCCACTCGGCCCCGGCTACTGACCGACGCCGAACGCGCCCACATCCGCGCGGTCGCCGCGGACATCCCGGGCCTCTGGCACGCGGACAGCACCACCGACATCGACCGCAAGCAGCTCGTCCGCTGCCTGATCGAACGTGTCGAGCTGACCGTGCAGGGCGACAGCGAACGCGTGCATGCCCGTGTCACCTGGTCCGGTGGACACCGCAGCGACACCGAGTTGATCCGTCCAGTGGCCAGGCTGACCCAACTCAGTTACTACCGGCGGCTGACCGACCGGATCAGGCAACTGGCCGCGGCCGGCAACAGCCCCGCCCAGATCGCCGAGCAGCTCAACACCGAGGGACTACGACCACCCAAACGCCGTGACCGATTCGGCCCGCAAGGCGTCCGTGACCTCATGCACGACCTCGGCATCGCCACACCCGGACCATCGCGTCCCCGCCCCGCGATCCAGCCCGACCTGCCGCCGAACCAGTGGTGGCGGGCCGATCTGGCCCGCCACCTCGGCATGCCCGACATCACCCTCTACAACTGGATCACCCGCGGCTGGGTCACCGCCCACCAACACCCCGACCCACCCCACCGCTGGATCGTGCACGCCGACCCCGCAGAGATCGACCGCCTCCGAGCCCTGCGTCACCGACCCCGACGCACCGGCCCCACCCAACGACCACCAGTTCAGGAAGGACGAAACGACAATGCCCAGCCGCAGGTTTGA
- a CDS encoding AAA family ATPase — translation MAHRLILINGLPGSGKSTLAGRLAPALRVPLIGKDLVKEALAAAAPGVPPKAVGRVAAQVMWELAAATPGVVILESWWFRPRDIGFVTEGIARSGARATVEVWCDVPAEVALERYRGRRRDALYEDDERLRDDWPRWAVEASPLAVGPVVTVETDRPVIATRLIQAISEAIGGV, via the coding sequence GTGGCGCACCGGCTGATTCTGATCAACGGGCTTCCCGGCTCGGGCAAGAGCACCCTGGCCGGGCGCCTGGCGCCCGCGCTGCGCGTACCCCTGATCGGAAAAGACCTGGTGAAAGAGGCTCTGGCCGCAGCCGCGCCGGGTGTTCCGCCGAAGGCGGTGGGCCGGGTCGCCGCGCAGGTGATGTGGGAGCTGGCGGCCGCCACGCCGGGTGTGGTGATCCTGGAGAGCTGGTGGTTCCGCCCGCGCGACATCGGTTTCGTCACCGAGGGCATCGCCCGTTCGGGTGCTCGTGCGACCGTGGAGGTCTGGTGCGACGTGCCCGCCGAGGTGGCCCTGGAGCGCTACCGCGGCCGGCGGCGCGACGCCCTGTACGAGGACGACGAGCGGCTGCGTGACGACTGGCCGCGGTGGGCCGTGGAGGCGTCGCCGCTCGCCGTCGGCCCGGTCGTCACCGTCGAGACCGACCGCCCGGTGATCGCCACCCGGCTGATCCAGGCGATCAGCGAGGCCATCGGCGGGGTCTAG
- a CDS encoding TetR/AcrR family transcriptional regulator, translated as MRLTRAEQQRVTRQRLLEAAGAAFLERGYLAATVEEIAAAGGYTRGAVYKQFGGKEGLWQAIVDTRAEELMRGLAMALDQAGSREGLLAVLTPGGGDQARWALVSAEAVAAMSGNPRHAATMAALQDRFDTEITALLERHCARLGLTPAMPLPHLVVAWGAMGAGLALRQAIHPGTDAAAVTASVLDALFPRRDP; from the coding sequence ATGCGGCTGACACGCGCCGAACAGCAGCGGGTAACCAGGCAGCGGTTGCTGGAGGCGGCCGGCGCCGCCTTTCTGGAACGGGGCTATCTCGCCGCGACCGTCGAGGAGATCGCCGCCGCGGGCGGATACACCCGCGGGGCCGTCTACAAGCAGTTCGGCGGCAAGGAAGGGCTCTGGCAGGCCATCGTCGACACGCGGGCCGAGGAGTTGATGCGAGGGCTCGCCATGGCGCTCGACCAGGCCGGCAGCCGGGAAGGCCTGCTCGCCGTCCTCACTCCGGGCGGCGGTGACCAGGCCCGCTGGGCGCTGGTGTCCGCCGAGGCGGTGGCGGCGATGTCCGGCAACCCGCGGCACGCGGCCACCATGGCGGCGCTCCAGGACCGCTTCGACACCGAGATCACGGCGCTGCTGGAGCGGCACTGCGCCCGCCTCGGCCTCACCCCGGCGATGCCGCTGCCGCACCTGGTCGTCGCGTGGGGCGCCATGGGTGCCGGGCTGGCCTTGCGGCAGGCGATCCACCCCGGCACCGACGCGGCGGCCGTCACCGCGAGCGTGCTCGACGCACTGTTCCCGAGGAGGGACCCATGA